TATCTAGCCAAGGAAGGATCCGGAGAAGAGAGGTCAAGTGGGACATCCACAACCCCTTTACGGAGACTACTGAGTTCTCCACAGTTGCAGAGATCTAGTAAAGATACTGTGTACAGTACTGCTAGAACATTCATCCTGTTATATGGAGACTGGGAATGTGAAGGAATAATGTATAATGCCATTGGTAGATGGGGTGAAGAACTATTCGttccattctcttcttccttagaTCATAGTTACTGTATCGACTTATACAAGTCTCTTGGCCATTGGAGTAAAAAATGAGTAATCCCAGCATGTAAAGTTTGGAAGAACAAGGGGCTGGAATGTTGGTGTACAGGAGTACTTCCAGACAACTTCATAAGATCTTCCGTGGACTTTGATGAGCATATGGTAAGTATTCATGTACACatacttgaggaagagtcACTAATATTTATTCTAATGACTTCTCCATTTTAAATTCAGCAATGATAGTGACAAACTCTCTTGGAAACGCTTTTAATATTCCATTCTCACCATAAACTACGGCACCGTTATTATACACTCCAGGATAGCCCTTGTACCCTGTCTCTGTCTTGAACTCTTCTACAACGTTCATTGCTGACGGAAGATATTTTCCAGTACAGAAAGTGGTATGTAACCTTTCTTAGGTGTAGGCTATTCTACATCATCCCTGTAGATCCTCAGCCTCTCATTAtccgtaggttttgggAATCTTAagaccttctagaagcaCTGTTTCTAGCGTTTTATGGAGCCGCTCATAATCCTGAGCCTGCATGCAAGAGGTTTCCGAGGAGTCTTTCGAAGATGTCTTGACAGTGGAATGAAGTGCTTCTCTCTGGACACCCTTTTAGACCTACAATGAGCTACACAATTGAAGGTTGTTGAACCTTGAACAGAGTAGACAGTTATGGTAACGGTTCTTGTTGAAACAAAATGAGAGTGACTAGGTGAAGCAAATCTGTCTACCCTCGGTGAGCATGAAATATGAAGGAGCGCATTTATGAGCATCTGTGACTTGCATATTTGGCAACTATCAGAAATGCATCCAAGTATTCCGCGAATGTTCttggagattctccatACGTACTCACGGTTGTTCCACCTCTCTGGAGATTTATTTAGCCTACCAATTGTATTTTCAGAGATAAACTTCTTGTAACAGTTAAATCCATCTCCTTTTTCTTCGGGGTTGACACAAAGTTCCGCGTACTCTACTGCCATTCTCCCTACTCTTGTGCTTCCTTCTCGGGCCTCATACACTTTATACTATCAATTAAGCTGGGACTGATGCAAAAATGGTTCCATTTTCTTCTGCTCTTTTCGATTTTTGGCGTCTCGTCGCTCTCACACACTGGAGCTGTCACTAGACGTGGCTGCGGGCCTACAAATGGAGGATTCCACGGGTTTTCTCATAGTTTACACCGTAATTTCTATGGAACACATGGAGAAGGACGGAAAAAAATAGAGGATAAGGGacaaaatatcgcaaaggGGAACGATCGACGGATTCAACCGCTTTcccttttatttttagcTCCACACTGGCCCTCAAGGGTACAATCGCATCAATGCTTTGCAGATAGTGGCGATGGAACGGCAGACGAGGGGAAAAAGGTTGTCTTTCCCTTTGATCGAGATGCTCCTCTCCAGGACGCTCCCGTACCTCCATGTTTGTTTCGTTTATTCATCTGCGTCATTTGTATGCCATGAGTTTCTGGGTGGAGAATGAGTGTATGGCTTACTAGGGGTCCAGCGGTTGTCTAGAGGCTCGATTCCCTTTTTCCGAGAGCCAATTTTGTGGCTCCCATTCTCGCTCTTGTAGCTCATTATATCGCTCACATCATACTCACCATTCAGGGATTGTAAAGTTTGTCGGAGGCAACGAGCCGGAGGAGGATTACGTCCCGAGGCATTACAcggaagaagagattcaGACGGAGATTGCAAAGTATAACAAGGAGAGTAGAGAACGAACTGTCCTCTCCGAGGTCAAAGAGATTGAGGTGAGTAATGTACGTAGCAAAGCGGAGGAtgagtcccgaagaatgagggatgcgaGCAGGCGGCTGGaaggagctctatggcgacctcttggagcctaaggaagagtaggattaaggtcattactggagtgaaacggaaggaagaatgacctaccgacgtcggagactagggagtttatcactatggaatgaacaaggtgaatggagtagtgatggagactctgGATTCTTGTGGCTGAAAGGATGAGCAaagtgaatagaggagaaGTGGCAAGCATACGCAGTATATGAGTCTGAATTGTCAGTTGCTCtcactccagtagactctttagagattctctattctACTAGTGGTACTACTGgacgaccaaagggagtctatGGAAGACgaatgaatgaggaatgtGGCCTAGTATGGAGTAGTTAAGCTCCTGGAATCTCAAGTTAGGGTACCATAGCTGGTGGTATAGTAGGTACTGATAATCAAgtaggtaaatactgcacTGGAGAAAACTGCCAAACTAACTGCGGATGCAACTGTGGAGGAGTAGGAGCTTGTAAACCTGACAAATGTACTAAACCAGACTGccaatgctgtaaagataAGGATGGAGGTGCTATCTCCTCTTTTAACACCTTTACATCCCAATCCCTAATGACCatcttggcctttactggagacggtTACCTGAAGACTTACTCTAAGTATGAATGTGACAGGAGTAAGTGGCCAACCAGACACTTTGGGTTCTGGAAGTCCTTAGGATACTCATTATGCTATTTATGATTTTACAAGGACTTTTCCAGTCTATTTTGacaactcattcatctaaggatgaattcgcatcactcttccattcactttgttcattccatagtgataaactccctagtctccgacgtcggtaggtcacctgtttgTCGCGCTCCATtcatagctcacattatactcACTCCGTTCGTATACTCTGCATTCATCACCAAATTTAGTGTGTCAAGCTCAAGAGTTACGGGTTAAAGTTCAAGCAGATACAACCGGTAAGATACCATAACGGGAAGGCATTCACTTTCTTTTACGTCCACTCGCTTCATACCGACGTAATTCCGGTACTTATGAACAGTCTAAGGCGCGTTGCAAAGAGACATATCGGTGCTGGGAGAATCACTGCTCTCAGAGTCCCCGGACTGGAACACGAATTCCTCTCCATCGTTGGATTGAGGGAAGACTTCTTTCAACTGTCACGAAATTTGAGGGGGATCATATTCCGCAACGTTCCAGAAACTGCAACATTCACAAATCCCATAATTGCAAGGCTGAGAATAAAGGGACCACTTATCGCAGTTGCTGgacatttaaaaattgaACAAGAGGAGCCAACGGACATCGGTTCGAGTTCTGGGTCCTTTACTGATCGCAAAATTGAAATTGTCAACAAAAATCACTACATCTGCACTCTTTCGCCAAACAGTTATCTCACAATGGATGTCAAAATCGAGTACATTGCAAACTACGTGGTACCGGAACACGGTCCAGAATCGCTGGAAAGGGACATTACAGACGATGGATTTATACACTTTTGTTCCAGCTGTAATCCCATCTCGGTCTTTGCATTCAGAGGTGAAAGGAGGGGCTTGGACGAGCAAACCACCAGTGAGATTGTAACTTTGGAGCTCCATACCGATGGGTCAACAACTCCACGTCTTGGACTCTTGAAGACGAATGCCTTTCTGCTGGAGTGGTTTGAACGGACCCTGGTAGCTCTGAGGACCGATTGTAAGCCTGACTATGCCTCTATAGCAGATGATAGGGATTACAATACACGCGTAGAAATGATGCATCCAGAGCTTAACAGGCACTTGCCGTGGAATCCATACATTCAGCCTCAAGACAGGGCTGCAGCTCGCCAGAGATGGTTTTACAGACAAGATGTCCGCAGACAATATGCCATTGATCCAGAATCTCGTATGGCTAAGGAGGAACAGTTGGCCGCATGGAAGAAGGATTTGGAGGACCAGATCGCTTTCGAGGAGCAGCTACCTCCAGCTCTCGATGATGGAATGGAAGCTCCAGAGACCATACTAGAGCGCAGAAATAGGGAAcaggaagagaaggatGAGAGTCCGCCGTCCTGGCTCTTCAAGGATCCAGCCGGCCCAGGAAATATCGGCCAATGGCCCATCTTTGAGTTTGACCGCAACTCTCCCAAAGCGTTTGACTACCCACGGGGAGGACCTTAATGTTGCTGTCTGGGATAAATGGCATGCATGTGCAAAAACAATGGAGCGGAGTTGAATCTTAATGGCGACGTAAAATAGCATATAACTAGAATAGACTATGCTAACATGAAAAGTTTCAAGTACTTACGTTTTTCCTACTCTGTGATTGTCTTAATAGGACACAATACTATGTTACAAAGAGGTGAATTATGCTTTTTCGTGTTTAATGCCTCTATAACTTTCGTGATTTTCCATGTGCTCATAAAAAATTTAAATAGTCGAGCAGCGCGTTTGTAGAAATGAAGGATTGTGCATGACCTTTTGGCATTTCGTCCCGTGTAAGTGGTTGTTTTATAATCTGTGCACCTATCTGGATCTCCTCGTATTGACAACAATACTATCACTGGAGGATCTTCTCGATCTAGTGCTTACGTAGGAGTCTACGGAAGAAGTCGATCCTCTTCGGCGCACATTTCTAGCACCCAGACTTTCTCCGAGCGCTTCCTCCACATCAGCGGTAATGTCTATTTTCATGTCTACAACTATTCTCCTAGTTCTTCTTGCAGGTCTGCTCGATGCTGTAGTTCCAAGCCTTCCACTAGAatcttcttcgtcttcCTGGTCATCCAAATGCAACTCGTCATCACGGGCCCAGCTCCCCTCATCCATGTattcattccttcttcGGGGCTCTCTATCACGACCCCTCATGGCGCACAGCTGGTCTCTGAAGACTTGTTCGTTAACCTCATTCCAGTCGTTGTTAGTCTTCTGAACAAAGACGGACCTGGAGATATCGCCTCTCTCGGAATCGAGCCGAACAAGGGTGTGTCCCAACTCGTTGAAGTACGTGTTTACCAAGACGCATTTGGCGCCAGGCATCGCCTTCCATAAAAGATGATTGCCGTAACGAACTTGAGTGACTGCCACAGTATCAATGGGCTGAAATTTCCTGTGTTGACACTTCATCTCGATCTCACTATAAACGAGGACCTTTTCCGTATTCCTAGCCTTTGTTATGTCTAGAGATAGGTTAAGGTCGCTACCAGAAACACAGCCAATGCAGCTACCGAAGCAATCAATGACTGTATCCACCAATCCAGCGCTACCCAGTCTGAAGGCACAGACTATCCATAGTACTGTGATTAGTCTCATGATTGCTCAGTGAGAAGGCACAGAAAGCTTGGAGTAAGCGGAGGAAGGAGCGTTTCTTCTTCCGGTTCTGGGGTGGAGGAAGGATcccaaagaagaagttcGTTTGAGGTTTAGACAGGCATTTTCGGTACCTTCTGCCCTCTGTCTCTGttttaaatatttcaaTGTCTCCAAAGGGCCCGATGGAGGCCTCAGAAGAGTCCAGGTTGCAAAGTTAGACAGACCCCGTGTGGGTCCTGTCTTATGCCTCGAAAGTGGTCGATTTGCGGTATGGTGTCAAACTTTGTGGATTATGGAATGTTCATCTAGTTTTACTTCGAATGGGTTCCGTTGTGCCCGGAAATTGGCCATTTTAGGGCCACGGAGTCGTAAAGTAGACATTTACCACTGATTTTGCCCATCTTCTGGtccaaaaatggcaaattCTGAgttttgtacatttaaCAACAATTATGGAGTCGCAGCACCCATGTAGAACTTGAATTCGTAGAGTTAGACAAAGTCCTACCTGGGCACATGCCCCCAGCCAAAAAAGGCCGTGGCTTTACGCCTTCTCTCTGCAAGGCAGTCTCTTTTAGACCGTCTCCACTTGCTGATTGGTAGGCATGGGAATGGACTGACAGATGTGCACTGGGTGAGTAACGCCTGCAAAGAGCTCAGCACTGCATGCAGTATAAAAGTCAAGAGTTAAATGGTTCGCAGGTCAGGTAATTTTGGGGATCATCCTGCGATAAACGCTGTGTGATCACCACTTTAACGTTCGGCTTTAATGCGATGGAATAGATGGCGGCGTGATGCGGTAGTCCCTTGAATGGGTAGTCCACCGATTCTCACGTGTTACGTTTCTAGCTCACCCATTAAACCTCTTCATAGGCCAAATTACATTCTTCGCTGACCAGCTCGAACCCCTCGTTTTCGCCCACAAATTTATACTCTAAATTGACCaaatctccattcttcatGAACCGCGCAACCTCGATGGTCAAACCCCTTCTTTCGTCGACCAGGACCTCCTTGAACTTTACTCCTTCGGTCACATCGTCAATGACACGCTTTCCATATCGTACCACTCCAACCAGGTACTTGAGGGTGTCTCTTACCGAGTAAATCCTCCTTCCCCGGGAGTAGAcctccatctttatcttTCCAGAGGAGGGGTCATAGTTTGTAACATCGAGCTCCACGGGCTCCCTAATAAGCCTCCTGTAACGAGAATCGTTGAATCTCCTTAAAAACTCGTCAATCTCCCGAATTACGCCATTCTCCCCCTTGTAAATGCTGAGGACTTCGACGTAAGTCGTCCCGTCTTCCTGCACATAAGTAAAGACTTCCCGTTCGTCATTCCTCAGTCTGTCTCCAAAAATGAGCTCCCGACCGTCCATGACGTCGCCAATCCTGTATTCCTCGGCAAATTCGGGTCTTGTACAAAAGATGCGGTTGCCGTTGTACTCCTCACCCTCCACCTCCATTATCGTCCCAGGAGTCTCACCCGAAATGTCCAGCGTGACTGGATCTTTGAAGGAAAGCGCATAGTGACATTCACTGGAACAAGCGGTAGTTTTAATGGATGAATAGATGAGGAAGGAGATGGACAAGGTGTAGAGACTAGTGGACGATAAAATCGTCATTTCGGCTCAAACAGCTCGGATCTTGCGCTAAAACGATGGATATGAAAAGGTTAATGGTGTAGACAAAGCATCCAGCGACATGGAGATCGGATATGTGGAGATGCCAGATCTGCATGCAGCACTGTATGGTCATAACTACTAGAGATGAAGGGACTCGGTGGACTATCCATACTGCATTACTGAAGACTATtttgatagttgttcatcttgttccatggatagtctctctgacggtgatctagttgtgagggaggatgaatatatggatgaggaggaTGTTGAATAAGGGAATTACTATAAACTTGGATAATAGAAGGTAGCATTATGAATGTCTACAGAAGGCATAGAtataaggaagaagtgCCCTGAAGGAAAAAGTCTTGGTACCTGTCAAGATGATTCTCAGGTTGAGGCAAAAAGAGGAAGGCTTAGGGATGTTGATAATAGAGAGACGGGCTACAAATATTGCAGACATAAGTATGATTCACATAAACTGTGGATAGACCAAGTTACATATGGCAATCAGCCCATTAAAATAGAAGGTAATGACGGTAAAAAGTCTATTTCATTCTCCGATATACACCCTAAGGTATGGGAGGTAACAACTTACTATTCTTTTGAACATGATAATGGTAAGACAACTATAAAAGTTCCTCTTGCACTCAGGGTACAAAGTAATACTAGCGAATATAATTGTGGTAACTATTGCTGGTACGAAAATTTGGGTAGGGATAACTTAACATGGAGGTCAATTTCTAGTACTCAAAACTTTCCTGAAGATGACCCAGGGAAAGGTGGAAATGAGTTCAAGAATAAACTAGATGAACTTGCCTGTAAACTACATAAACTTCATATCGTTGACATCTACAAGATAAGTAACTATAAATGCGCATGTGGTAAGGCCAACGTCACAGTTACTCCTATCACagataaaaatgatggaGATTTAAAAGGCTATATAAAATACGAGTATTCTTACGCTAGTGACAAAAACTTTGTTAGATACAAAAGAGTTAACattaaagatggagatgatgaCAAACTTCTTACACTTAACAAAGATACCCCTAAGCTATCGGCCTACTACTGGGACCAAGATGAAAAGCGTAGGAAGAAACCCTTACTTATGGAAGTACATGTTCAACGTTTTAGTGGAATACCAGTTATTGTTAGTAACAATGGGGATTCTGATAGCAAACAATGGACTATGATAATGCCTGAAAGTGGCGAATTACAACTCAAAGGTGATGAACTCAAAAAGGCACTCCATAAACaaagtgcaaacttttcagaCCTGTAGATATAAATGTTTCAGCAAAAAATGGACACTATCCTAACCCATACTGTAAGGGTGAGGGTTGTCCTGATAAAGTACAAGTTAAAGATTATGATGGTTCAATGTACGGGCTAGCAGACTATACTGCTTGGAAGCACACCTATGGAGGTAACAAGACTTTTACCGTAACTGAGTTCACTGGGCAACCTAAAATATACGAGGACAAATTTCCAATATTTGATGTTACGGAACTAGTAGTCTTCCTTCCCAAGAGTGATAGTACCAACACACCTCCCCTTGTCTATGTCAGCAGTGATGGCGGAAGGACTAAGAAGTGGTACAGTGGGAAAGGTCATAAGTTGTATAAGAATAAGTATGGAAATGGCTGGGTAGAGGAGAATGGACTAGGAAGTAATTATCCAAATGTACTTGATAATCTTCTTAAAACTACTCTGGAGATCGCTAAACAGCAAGTGCTAAAACGTTCTGAACGTGAAGGTACTGGAGTATCAGTGTTTCCGGAAGActctgaagaagaaaaagaggaagatgataaaaaaaCTGTTTCTAAACTTACTGTTCCTGCTTCTGATCTTGGTGATGAAGCCAAAGAAATCCCTGGTAGACCTGGACCACCTCTTCCCCAAGAACCTCAACAATCTGCTAGAAATTCTAACTCTGACTCTCATGAAACACAAGATAGTGTTGTTAAATCCACTGTAGATACTCAACAACAATCTAGTGCTGGCACATCTGTCCTAGCTACTAATCAATCTGACCTAACTGCTGGTATTCAAGGTGGATCTCTTACTCCTGCTCAAATGGCTACTGAACCTCCTGTTGctgaagaaaaagaatcCCAACCGAAAACAGCTGAAGAAAGAGAGAGTGAAGATAATTCTAGAGGTAGTGATGGAATTCGTGAACATGAAGAAGTTGAGAAGGATGAACCACTTCGGCTAGGTGCTGAAGTACCTCCACCAACTCCTACTCCTACTGCTTCCTTAGTAACCTATGGCTCAGGAATTATTTTGGATGAGAATGTATACAACACTATGAAAGACACTATGCATGGGTATGCCTCTGCTGTTGAAATTAATGAGACTAAATACAAACCAAACGTTTTAGATTATACAATTAACCCTAATCCCACGATCTACGGATACTTGGAACCTGATGATACTACTACCATTGTTGGGGAATCCCCGGATAAAACCGTTATCACTGATAGTTCTCTTGTCGAGTTTTCTTATGATTCTAATCCATATACTATAGAAGGGACTAAACAAAAGTATTGCGTTGAGGAACGTGGTGACCCTATGGAACACGCTACACATGGACTTACGAGACCTCCTGTTGAAATCAATGTACCCTCTGAATCTCAAACTCATGCTTCTCAAAAAGCTTCAGCTCTATCCACATCCTCAGTCTCTCTACACTCTCCAAACTCTAATCAAGATATTATTAAGACTACCATCTCTGTAACTACCGGCATTCTTGTtacttctgccttggcttgctttgcaggatggaaactttacaaacgttttaaaggagacccttgggttagacacgGATATCctatagagtttttaaggaatgtaccatattgagtatgcTTAGACTCTAAAGGGTCATGCTGAAGAAACTACAAGTCGGCACAAGTCttagcattccagtataccaacaagagaatagtctagaggggaggGTCTCTAatacctaccaagggtagggaAGCATACTACAGACGAGCTATTAATCGTGCAATTAGAGCAGGTCCCTTCCATAGAGCTAGACCGGTAATTGCGCCTCCACCGACGGTACTTCCAATGCCAATTCCTACCTTAGCTCCATCAGAAAGTCCATTACCTTGTAGGAGcatcttagtctcagactctgtatcagggACTTGatcagataagtcagctGCAGGGACTTCttcacgttgaactccattctgtccaagatgttCTGGATCAATAGTACATTGTTGCAAGCTGTAACATCCAAGTTTCTTTAGTTCCTTAGCAagttctttaaaatttttgttattaCTACAGTCAAGCTCCTTATTCTCTAAATCTCCTGGTGTGGTGTTGATACCTACTGTTGTCCAATTTTCATCATGACCTCTACTGCCATTAGCGGGCTTTTTGTACCATCCAGTAACTGGAGAGCTCTCAGTAGATTCTACATGTATTAGGACCAGATCCCTACTATCAGAGTAGAATGCATAAACTGTAACCTTTACTGAATCTTTGGTAGGTAAGTTAAGGTCAGGAATATTCactctcttccttctaCTGGGATAAGTATGGTACTTGATAGCTGCAAGTTTTGAAGTACGATCAGAAGTAaattcatgtttgtagtatgTAATGGAGCTTGAGCTATGTTGCACACAGGAAACTGTCTTCTTAAAAACAGAGACCCTCTTAGTATGAGTATTATCAGGGCAACAGTACTTCTTTCCTGATTTAGATTTACTATACGATAAGTCAATGGTAACACCATTATTGAAATAACAGTTAAGCTCGTCCAGAGTTTGCTCAAGATCCTCAGCATCTAGTGGTTGATAACTCCCATATAATGGATGCCACTGAGACTTCCCAGCACTCTTGGCATAATACTTAGTTGGAGTGTTATCACCCTTGGTAGTGGTAACTCCTACTATGAGTGCCTTACTAGTATCACTagtccagtaataggcGGAAACGTAGGGTACCTTTTGATTGTATTCTCTAATTCCACCTATTCTTATATTATTATCATCTTGGATCTCTGCAAGTTTGAATCGTGTTCCATCCCACTCATGAGTATACCTGTAGAAATCCTGCGTAGACCCATGAGGGTAATTAGATCTTGTGACGGTAATGAGATTAGTATTTGGATACTGTATGGACCTATCATTACTCTTTACCCTTTGGTTTTCTTTAAGCTTAATGGTCACTTGTTGTTTAGCCATTATTGATAAGGTATATAGACCATTATGCTCTGACCAAGTCCTTTAGGTTGATAAGGGGCTTCAGATCCAGCTGTTTCAGGTTCCTTAACTTTACAATCATGTCCTTAGGGTCCTCTAGCATTATCACTGTCATCACATTCAGTAGAAGATCTAgcagtagattcttcagctttaccaGGACCTTCATCCTTTAGTTCTTAATCAAGTTGAGTGGCAGAGGAACCGATGGAAGTAGGATTATGAGATTCCTCAGAAAattcttcctcagattctccatcttccACTATTCATTATCCATCATAAGTATTTACccatggtagtactccattcatgtctcaactggtgtgaacagaatggtcagtatggatgaatggtgataactatgtaaagaagaaataatacgcaataggcgtgacaaaagactataggtctatAGGGAATCAGAGACCTCTaccagaggaagaataggagGTAACTCCTTGGACTCATATAGGATATACACCTATGGCAGTCTAATTAGTCTAATTTTTAGCAACAATATTAAACACTAGCATACCATGAAATTACGTTGTAAACATTCACGGAGACGTTTAAATTGATCAAGGGTGGGTACTATCACGAATGCATGCACTGTCTTGTGGTAGCATATCTACTCATTGTATACCATTTGTGAATAAATGCATTGGCTGGTGTATGGGTCTTGAACGGTGTCACTGTCTAGTTGCTCGTATTACAAACTGTAGCTACAGAACCGCAAATTTATCAATAAACATCATATGGACCATTAAACTCTTGAGCCCTAAATGTCACCTTAATTAGATTTAAGGATGCACTGGTAGATATGCCACAACATTAATTACAAATTCTTGTAGACCAATTATAACCATTTAACTGTAGAAAGAGATGCCAGTGACTATTTTTGGTGTCTAAAACCGACTGTCTATGGGCGTGTTATGCTATAATTTTAGACATTTAGAGCCTCTTTAGCACCAATTGTGTTCAATCCCACTACAATATACATCAATAAAACGTCTTGACATGATAAAAACGTGGCATGTAGAGGCAATTGCGGCAATGAGGTTGGCCTAAATGTCACTATGAATAACCAGCTTTACACCACACATGCACTGGCTTGTAAGGCAAACTGTAGATTTTATGGACACGACGGTTTTAGTTAGCCGATAAAAAAGTGATCATACTGGTAAAGATTTTGACCGGAAGTAAGAGGAAGCAAAGGGACTTGTAAACTCTGCAGAGCGACGTTACAGAATGAAGGTTCTAGCTGTTCTATTGGCGGTATGTTTGGTGGGACAATGCCACTGCGGAGATAATGACAAGGTCGTGGAAGCACAGCTTCCGTCTGAAAAGGTCCTCGACATTGTGAATCTGGACTCCTCCAATTTCACACTTTTTGAATGCAATGACAATGGGAATGAAATCATCTTTGTGATCCCTCGCAATGATGTATCCGTAGACATGGTAGTTTGTGGCGAGACGACAATTTGGACTCCTggagaggatgaagaatttgaaTACGCCAAGTTATTCCTGAGTGAAGGACAAGTTCGCGTCCTCCTGATAGCAAAGAGTAAAGAGC
Above is a genomic segment from Theileria equi strain WA chromosome 4 map unlocalized gcontig_1105316255041, whole genome shotgun sequence containing:
- a CDS encoding hypothetical protein (encoded by transcript BEWA_050260A); the encoded protein is MSTEGIDIRKKCPEGKSLGTCQDDSQVEAKRGRLRDVDNRETGYKYCRHKYDSHKLWIDQVTYGNQPIKIEGNDGKKSISFSDIHPKVWEVTTYYSFEHDNGKTTIKVPLALRVQSNTSEYNCGNYCWYENLGRDNLTWRSISSTQNFPEDDPGKGGNEFKNKLDELACKLHKLHIVDIYKISNYKCACGKANVTVTPITDKNDGDLKGYIKYEYSYASDKNFVRYKRVNIKDGDDDKLLTLNKDTPKLSAYYWDQDEKRRKKPLLMEVHVQRFSGIPVIVSNNGDSDSKQWTMIMPESGELQLKGDELKKALHKQSANFSDL
- a CDS encoding hypothetical protein (encoded by transcript BEWA_050270A), which codes for MYGLADYTAWKHTYGGNKTFTVTEFTGQPKIYEDKFPIFDVTELVVFLPKSDSTNTPPLVYVSSDGGRTKKWYSGKGHKLYKNKYGNGWVEENGLGSNYPNVLDNLLKTTLEIAKQQVLKRSEREGTGVSVFPEDSEEEKEEDDKKTVSKLTVPASDLGDEAKEIPGRPGPPLPQEPQQSARNSNSDSHETQDSVVKSTVDTQQQSSAGTSVLATNQSDLTAGIQGGSLTPAQMATEPPVAEEKESQPKTAEERESEDNSRGSDGIREHEEVEKDEPLRLGAEVPPPTPTPTASLVTYGSGIILDENVYNTMKDTMHGYASAVEINETKYKPNVLDYTINPNPTIYGYLEPDDTTTIVGESPDKTVITDSSLVEFSYDSNPYTIEGTKQKYCVEERGDPMEHATHGLTRPPVEINVPSESQTHASQKASALSTSSVSLHSPNSNQDIIKTTISVTTGILVTSALACFAGWKLYKRFKGDPWVRHGYPIEFLRNVPY
- a CDS encoding hypothetical protein (encoded by transcript BEWA_050280A) codes for the protein MAKQQVTIKLKENQRVKSNDRSIQYPNTNLITVTRSNYPHGSTQDFYRYTHEWDGTRFKLAEIQDDNNIRIGGIREYNQKVPYVSAYYWTSDTSKALIVGVTTTKGDNTPTKYYAKSAGKSQWHPLYGSYQPLDAEDLEQTLDELNCYFNNGVTIDLSYSKSKSGKKYCCPDNTHTKRVSVFKKTVSCVQHSSSSITYYKHEFTSDRTSKLAAIKYHTYPSRRKRVNIPDLNLPTKDSVKVTVYAFYSDSRDLVLIHVESTESSPVTGWYKKPANGSRGHDENWTTVGINTTPGDLENKELDCSNNKNFKELAKELKKLGCYSLQQCTIDPEHLGQNGVQREEVPAADLSDQVPDTESETKMLLQGNGLSDGAKVGIGIGSTVGGGAITGLALWKGPALIARLIARL
- a CDS encoding signal peptide containing protein (encoded by transcript BEWA_050240A); protein product: MRLITVLWIVCAFRLGSAGLVDTVIDCFGSCIGCVSGSDLNLSLDITKARNTEKVLVYSEIEMKCQHRKFQPIDTVAVTQVRYGNHLLWKAMPGAKCVLVNTYFNELGHTLVRLDSERGDISRSVFVQKTNNDWNEVNEQVFRDQLCAMRGRDREPRRRNEYMDEGSWARDDELHLDDQEDEEDSSGRLGTTASSRPARRTRRIVVDMKIDITADVEEALGESLGARNVRRRGSTSSVDSYVSTRSRRSSSDSIVVNTRRSR
- a CDS encoding hypothetical protein (encoded by transcript BEWA_050250A), translated to MTILSSTSLYTLSISFLIYSSIKTTACSSECHYALSFKDPVTLDISGETPGTIMEVEGEEYNGNRIFCTRPEFAEEYRIGDVMDGRELIFGDRLRNDEREVFTYVQEDGTTYVEVLSIYKGENGVIREIDEFLRRFNDSRYRRLIREPVELDVTNYDPSSGKIKMEVYSRGRRIYSVRDTLKYLVGVVRYGKRVIDDVTEGVKFKEVLVDERRGLTIEVARFMKNGDLVNLEYKFVGENEGFELVSEECNLAYEEV
- a CDS encoding DNA-directed RNA polymerase, alpha subunit, N terminal domain containing protein (encoded by transcript BEWA_050230A); amino-acid sequence: MQKWFHFLLLFSIFGVSSLSHTGAVTRRGCGPTNGGFHGFSHSLHRNFYGTHGEGRKKIEDKGQNIAKGNDRRIQPLSLLFLAPHWPSRVQSHQCFADSGDGTADEGKKVVFPFDRDAPLQDAPVPPWIVKFVGGNEPEEDYVPRHYTEEEIQTEIAKYNKESRERTVLSEVKEIECVKLKSYGLKFKQIQPVRYHNGKAFTFFYVHSLHTDVIPVLMNSLRRVAKRHIGAGRITALRVPGLEHEFLSIVGLREDFFQLSRNLRGIIFRNVPETATFTNPIIARLRIKGPLIAVAGHLKIEQEEPTDIGSSSGSFTDRKIEIVNKNHYICTLSPNSYLTMDVKIEYIANYVVPEHGPESLERDITDDGFIHFCSSCNPISVFAFRGERRGLDEQTTSEIVTLELHTDGSTTPRLGLLKTNAFLLEWFERTLVALRTDCKPDYASIADDRDYNTRVEMMHPELNRHLPWNPYIQPQDRAAARQRWFYRQDVRRQYAIDPESRMAKEEQLAAWKKDLEDQIAFEEQLPPALDDGMEAPETILERRNREQEEKDESPPSWLFKDPAGPGNIGQWPIFEFDRNSPKAFDYPRGGP